The Inquilinus sp. Marseille-Q2685 genome has a window encoding:
- a CDS encoding M14 family zinc carboxypeptidase: MTVLLDREAPRTLDALLRDLSGGHQGAAVEAWLFEDEAARREAETALASAGVSARLRCAYKPLLHAVLEEIETEGLASATIRYPVHPAAAPDRFLLEAYPLKALLQGVELRFEPGDETLRYRVNLRYRDGRTATTEVFAPNHLGVDHLGAACLSPTGWLRVTGRPDGRPDRDERLETEVEGLFRAAVEAVQAHPWGADEPYFERLSIAVEAPAVERALPFHEEAVSLHEALHEDLYFTLLEVFQRHSGRPVGDRGLQPGQIVPEIRAGAPRVRVETVPFDVSSEPGDWPEQPLEMAEAPLSIEQVHRELAALGGQPFLARSRQGRAVPGLIRPGSRPAVVVTGGQHANETTGPVGALRAARILLQDPENHLAVIPLENPDGYALHRRLCRDNPRHMHHAARYTALGDDLEYRTGVELFERAARQEAIARTGAQLHVNLHGYPAHEWTRPFTGYLPRGFEMWTIPKGFFLILRHHPDWAEPGMALVEAITRRLARIEPLLQLNRMQLAAYGAHAGAGPFTVINGIPCLIGPDERHVPPLTLITEYPDETIYGDRFTLGHQVQMETVLAAVEHHAGVVA; this comes from the coding sequence ATGACCGTTCTGCTCGACCGCGAGGCGCCGCGGACCCTCGACGCCCTGCTGCGTGACCTGTCCGGCGGCCACCAGGGCGCGGCGGTGGAGGCCTGGCTGTTCGAGGACGAGGCGGCGCGCCGCGAGGCCGAGACGGCGCTGGCGTCGGCCGGCGTCTCGGCCCGGCTGCGCTGCGCCTACAAGCCGCTGCTGCATGCGGTCCTGGAGGAGATCGAGACCGAGGGGCTGGCCTCGGCCACCATCCGCTATCCGGTCCATCCTGCCGCCGCGCCCGACCGCTTCCTGCTTGAGGCCTATCCGCTGAAGGCGCTGCTGCAGGGCGTCGAGCTGCGCTTCGAGCCGGGCGACGAGACGCTGCGCTACCGGGTGAATCTGCGCTATCGCGACGGCCGGACCGCGACGACGGAGGTCTTCGCGCCGAACCATCTGGGCGTCGACCATCTCGGCGCCGCCTGCCTGTCGCCGACCGGCTGGCTGCGCGTCACCGGCCGGCCCGACGGCCGGCCGGACCGGGACGAGCGGCTGGAGACCGAGGTCGAGGGCCTGTTCCGCGCCGCGGTCGAGGCGGTCCAGGCCCATCCCTGGGGCGCGGACGAGCCCTATTTCGAACGGCTGTCGATCGCGGTCGAGGCGCCGGCGGTCGAGCGGGCGCTGCCCTTCCACGAGGAGGCCGTCAGCCTGCACGAGGCGCTGCACGAGGACCTCTACTTCACCCTGCTGGAGGTGTTCCAGCGCCACTCCGGCCGGCCGGTCGGCGACCGCGGCCTGCAGCCGGGCCAGATCGTGCCGGAGATCCGCGCCGGCGCGCCCCGGGTGCGGGTCGAGACCGTGCCGTTCGACGTGTCCAGCGAGCCCGGCGACTGGCCGGAGCAGCCGCTGGAGATGGCGGAGGCGCCGCTGTCGATCGAGCAGGTGCATCGCGAGCTGGCGGCGCTGGGCGGGCAGCCGTTCCTGGCGCGGTCGCGGCAGGGAAGGGCGGTGCCGGGGCTGATCCGCCCAGGCTCCCGCCCGGCGGTGGTGGTCACCGGCGGCCAGCACGCCAACGAGACCACCGGTCCGGTCGGCGCCCTGCGCGCCGCGCGGATTCTACTGCAGGACCCGGAGAACCATCTCGCCGTGATCCCGCTGGAGAACCCGGACGGCTACGCCTTGCATCGCCGGCTGTGCCGGGACAATCCGCGGCACATGCACCACGCCGCCCGCTATACCGCCTTGGGCGACGACCTGGAATACCGCACCGGCGTCGAGCTCTTCGAGCGGGCGGCGCGGCAGGAGGCGATCGCCCGCACCGGGGCGCAGCTGCATGTCAACCTGCACGGCTATCCGGCGCATGAATGGACCCGGCCCTTCACCGGCTACCTGCCGCGCGGCTTCGAGATGTGGACCATCCCGAAGGGCTTCTTCCTGATCCTGCGCCACCATCCGGACTGGGCCGAGCCGGGCATGGCGCTGGTCGAGGCGATCACCCGCCGCCTGGCCCGGATCGAGCCGCTCCTGCAGCTGAACCGGATGCAGCTCGCCGCCTATGGCGCCCATGCCGGCGCCGGGCCGTTCACCGTGATCAACGGCATTCCCTGCCTGATCGGGCCGGACGAGCGCCACGTGCCGCCGCTGACCCTGATCACCGAGTATCCGGACGAGACGATCTACGGCGACCGCTTCACCCTGGGCCACCAGGTGCAGATGGAGACGGTGCTGGCGGCAGTGGAGCACCATGCGGGGGTGGTGGCTTAA
- a CDS encoding ABC transporter permease — MAIVEDSRPWSRRLRNLEFILGAALTGIMVLAVLCAGLLFPDGGEGFDLTARLLPPFQSWAHPLGTDPVGRDVLARVVTGGGISLTVGFASVAGAVVLGTLAGLVAGYYRGLWDLVLMRCADVQQALPFILIALTFIAILGGGIDRLIFFMVVSQWVQYARLVRGSVLSLREREFVQAAAAIGVRDHRIILDHLLPNVLGPIIILMTLNVANNILLESSLTFLGLGVDPLIPSWGGMLADGRTYVQTAWWISVFPGLAIMLTVLGLNLLGDWLRDVLDPTGKL, encoded by the coding sequence ATGGCGATCGTCGAAGACAGCCGCCCCTGGTCGCGCCGCCTGCGCAACCTGGAGTTCATCCTCGGCGCGGCCCTGACCGGGATCATGGTGCTGGCGGTGCTGTGCGCCGGCCTCTTGTTCCCCGACGGCGGGGAGGGGTTCGACCTGACCGCCCGGCTGCTGCCGCCGTTCCAGAGCTGGGCGCATCCGCTCGGCACCGACCCGGTCGGGCGGGACGTGCTGGCCCGGGTGGTGACGGGCGGCGGCATCTCGCTGACCGTCGGCTTCGCCTCGGTGGCCGGCGCCGTGGTGCTGGGCACGCTGGCCGGCCTGGTCGCCGGCTACTACCGCGGCCTCTGGGACCTGGTGCTGATGCGCTGCGCCGACGTGCAGCAGGCGCTGCCCTTCATCCTGATCGCGCTGACCTTCATCGCCATCCTCGGCGGCGGGATCGACCGGCTGATCTTCTTCATGGTGGTCTCGCAATGGGTGCAGTACGCCCGCCTCGTGCGCGGCTCGGTGCTGTCGCTGCGCGAGCGGGAATTCGTGCAGGCGGCTGCGGCGATCGGCGTGCGCGACCACCGCATCATCCTCGACCACCTGCTGCCCAACGTGCTGGGGCCGATCATCATCCTGATGACGCTGAACGTGGCCAACAACATCCTGCTGGAAAGCAGCCTGACCTTCCTCGGCCTCGGCGTCGACCCGCTGATCCCCAGCTGGGGCGGCATGCTGGCCGACGGCCGCACCTATGTGCAGACGGCCTGGTGGATCAGCGTCTTCCCCGGCCTCGCCATCATGCTCACCGTGCTCGGCCTGAACCTCCTGGGCGACTGGCTGCGCGACGTCCTCGACCCGACCGGAAAGCTGTGA
- a CDS encoding ABC transporter permease → MIGFVARRVALAVFVVLVVTLLVSWAIRLTGDPAVMLAQGAGSVTEEDLQRIRTALGLDRPFPVQYLGFLQGLLTGDLGRSFLGGTPVVQLIGHALPATLLLAFVSLLASILLSIPLGIHAAVHKGRAVDQAIRILSLVGLSFPNFWLAMMMVLVFSIALGWLPPSGMEGTASLVMPAATMAIILTATNVRLVRTAMLETLSAQYVMVARSKGLRERVVLYKHALRNCAIPLITYIGLQFGGLVGGIVVVEQVFAWPGMGSLAFDAIAARDYPVLQAVITVLAILIVVINLAVDIAYGLVDPRIRTE, encoded by the coding sequence ATGATCGGCTTCGTCGCCAGGCGGGTGGCGCTCGCGGTGTTCGTCGTGCTGGTGGTGACGCTTCTGGTGTCCTGGGCGATCCGGCTGACCGGAGATCCGGCGGTGATGCTGGCCCAGGGCGCCGGCAGCGTGACCGAGGAGGACCTGCAGCGCATCCGCACCGCCCTCGGCCTCGACCGGCCCTTCCCGGTTCAGTATCTCGGCTTCCTGCAGGGGCTGCTGACCGGGGATTTGGGCCGCAGCTTCCTCGGCGGCACCCCGGTCGTCCAGCTGATCGGCCATGCGCTGCCGGCGACGCTGCTGTTGGCCTTCGTCTCGCTGCTGGCCTCGATCCTGCTGTCGATCCCGCTCGGCATCCACGCCGCCGTGCACAAGGGCAGGGCGGTCGACCAGGCGATCCGCATCCTGTCGCTGGTCGGGCTGTCCTTCCCGAACTTCTGGCTGGCGATGATGATGGTGCTGGTCTTCTCCATCGCCCTCGGCTGGCTGCCGCCGAGCGGGATGGAGGGCACCGCCAGCCTGGTGATGCCGGCCGCCACCATGGCGATCATCCTCACGGCCACCAATGTCCGGCTGGTCCGAACCGCGATGCTGGAGACGCTGTCGGCGCAATACGTCATGGTCGCGCGCAGCAAGGGGCTGCGCGAGCGGGTGGTGCTGTACAAGCACGCGCTGCGCAACTGCGCCATCCCGCTGATCACCTATATCGGGCTGCAGTTCGGCGGGCTGGTCGGCGGCATCGTGGTGGTCGAGCAGGTCTTCGCCTGGCCCGGCATGGGATCGCTGGCCTTCGACGCCATCGCCGCCCGCGACTATCCGGTGCTGCAGGCGGTGATCACGGTGCTGGCGATCCTGATCGTCGTCATCAACCTCGCGGTCGACATCGCCTATGGCCTGGTCGATCCGCGCATCCGGACCGAGTGA
- a CDS encoding ABC transporter substrate-binding protein translates to MALRQDPGSWDPIDTFLVAWGSVGSQIFDGLVMRGPDLKLVPGLATSWEFLDDANRIRFHLRQGVTFQNGEDFDAAAVKFTFDRLLGPEGAKGPQQSNYNSIDHVAVVDDHTVDFVMKRPDPVLLTKLAGYGAMIVPPKYIAEKGDDAFNAAPIGTGPFKVVSYEPKVGLTLEANPNYWGGAPKIDRLVYRFIAESSTRVAELQAGRVDIATQVEVAQVPVIEQDPKLRIESVPGPTVYAMRFNTKDPLTSKEAVRKAIIMAVDRDTIVKTVLAGQAEPIVSFQSRLSFGYPPDLKPLPFDPAGAKALLAQAGVRPGTPLQLDFRGDNATLREVLQAVAGYLQMVGFKATLKPYESNVFLNDIVPNGKTGALFQEGWGGWTFDYDNTAYLMYHTGEKWNPYDSIPELDAMLEAQRKTYDQAEREKTLQQIATYVADKAMELPLYNLNTIYGVSRRVQNVQLPSDERMRFVDTTVE, encoded by the coding sequence GTGGCGCTGCGGCAGGACCCCGGCAGCTGGGACCCGATCGACACCTTCCTCGTCGCCTGGGGATCGGTCGGCAGCCAGATCTTCGACGGGTTGGTGATGCGCGGGCCGGACCTGAAGCTGGTGCCGGGGCTGGCGACGAGCTGGGAGTTCCTGGACGACGCCAACCGCATCCGCTTCCACCTGCGCCAGGGCGTGACCTTCCAGAACGGCGAGGACTTCGACGCCGCGGCGGTGAAGTTCACCTTCGACCGGCTTCTGGGACCGGAGGGCGCCAAGGGCCCGCAGCAGTCGAACTACAACTCGATCGACCATGTCGCGGTGGTCGACGACCACACGGTCGACTTCGTGATGAAGCGGCCGGACCCGGTGCTGCTGACCAAGCTGGCCGGCTACGGCGCCATGATCGTGCCGCCCAAATACATCGCCGAGAAGGGCGACGACGCCTTCAACGCCGCGCCGATCGGCACCGGCCCGTTCAAGGTCGTGTCCTACGAGCCGAAGGTCGGCCTGACGCTCGAGGCCAATCCGAACTACTGGGGCGGGGCGCCGAAGATCGACAGGCTGGTCTACCGCTTCATCGCCGAATCCTCGACCCGGGTGGCCGAGCTGCAGGCCGGCCGCGTCGACATCGCGACCCAGGTCGAGGTCGCCCAGGTGCCGGTGATCGAGCAGGACCCGAAGCTGCGCATCGAGAGCGTGCCGGGCCCGACCGTCTATGCCATGCGCTTCAACACCAAGGACCCGCTGACCTCGAAGGAGGCGGTGCGAAAGGCCATCATCATGGCGGTCGACCGCGACACCATCGTCAAGACGGTGCTGGCCGGCCAGGCCGAGCCGATCGTCAGCTTCCAGAGCCGGCTGTCCTTCGGCTATCCGCCCGACCTCAAGCCGCTGCCCTTCGACCCCGCCGGCGCCAAGGCGCTGCTGGCCCAGGCCGGGGTGCGGCCGGGCACGCCGCTACAGCTCGACTTCCGCGGCGACAACGCCACGCTCCGCGAGGTGCTGCAGGCGGTGGCCGGATATCTCCAGATGGTCGGCTTCAAGGCGACGCTGAAGCCCTATGAGAGCAACGTCTTCCTCAACGACATCGTGCCGAACGGCAAGACCGGCGCGCTGTTCCAGGAAGGCTGGGGCGGCTGGACCTTCGACTATGACAACACCGCCTATCTGATGTACCACACCGGCGAGAAGTGGAACCCGTACGACAGCATCCCGGAGCTGGACGCGATGCTGGAGGCGCAGCGCAAGACCTACGACCAGGCCGAGCGCGAGAAGACGCTGCAGCAGATCGCGACCTATGTCGCCGACAAGGCGATGGAGCTGCCGCTCTACAACCTCAACACCATCTACGGCGTCAGCCGGCGCGTGCAGAACGTGCAGCTGCCTTCCGACGAGCGGATGCGCTTCGTCGACACGACCGTCGAATGA